The genomic DNA AGATGGAAATAAAACTTATCATTTCAAAAGAGAAGGTGGAGTAAAAAGAACTACAGCTGAAATGATAGATTGGTATGCACAATTAGTAGAAAAATATCCAATAACTTCAATTGAAGATGGATTAGATGAAAATGATTGGGCAGGGTTTGCTTTAATGAGAGAAAAATTAGGAGATAAAATTCAAATTGTTGGGGATGATTTATTCGTAACAAATACAGAATACTTAGCAATGGGTATCGAGAAAAAATCTGCTAACTCAATCTTAATTAAATTAAATCAAATAGGAACTTTAACAGAAACTTTAGAAGCTATAGAAATGGCTAAAAAAGCTGGATTTACAGCAGTTGTTTCTCATAGATCTGGAGAAACTGCTGATGATACAATAGCTGACGTTGCTGTAGCAACAAATGCTGGGCAAATCAAAACTGGTTCTGCTTCAAGATCTGATAGAATGGCTAAATACAATCAATTATTAAGAATTGAAGAAGAATTAGGAGATGCTGCAGAATACAAAGGAATGGGAGTATTCTACAATTTAAATAAATAATTTAAAATTAATACATAATTAAGAGCTAGCTTAAAATTAAACTAGCTCTTTTTTCTTGACGAAAATTAGAAAAAATGATAGCATTATAATGCTTGAAAATATAAAAAAATTAGGCTTGACTTTTTGAGAACAAAAAAGTATAATGTTAAAGTTAGTCTATAAAATTAAAAATTTGAAAGGAGGTAGCGAGGTTTAATGCCTACTATAAATCAGTTAGTTAGAAAAGGTAGAAGAGACTTAGAGAAAAAGAAAATCTCTCCTGCGTTACAAGAAAATCCACAAAAAAGAGGAGTTTGTGTAAGAGTTTATACAACTACTCCTAAAAAACCTAACTCAGCGCTAAGAAAAGTTGCGAGGGTTAGATTAACAAACGGAATAGAAGTTACTGCTTATATTCCTGGGATCGGACATAACTTACAAGAACATTCAATCGTACTTGTAAGAGGGGGAAGAACAAAAGATTTACCAGGGGTAAGATATAAAATAATAAGAGGTGCATTAGATACTGCAGGTGTTGCTAATAGAAAACAAGGTAGATCTAAGTACGGAGCTAAAAAAGGATAATCGGAGGTGAAATAATTTAAATGTCAAGAAGAAGAAGTGCGGTAAAAAGAG from Hypnocyclicus thermotrophus includes the following:
- the rpsL gene encoding 30S ribosomal protein S12 — translated: MPTINQLVRKGRRDLEKKKISPALQENPQKRGVCVRVYTTTPKKPNSALRKVARVRLTNGIEVTAYIPGIGHNLQEHSIVLVRGGRTKDLPGVRYKIIRGALDTAGVANRKQGRSKYGAKKG